A single region of the Gracilibacillus caseinilyticus genome encodes:
- a CDS encoding histidine phosphatase family protein, protein MTSICLVRHGETDWNALGKIQGQTDIPLNNDGKSQAEECGQYLLTLDWDMLISSSLKRASETAHIINKYVQLPYEEMDAFRERRFGVAEGMTVFERMEAFPDGVYPNAEDMPELIERVVAGLEEVHQRYAGKKIILVAHGAVINALLSHFSKGAIGSGKTKLVNGSINLMERLEEKWHIHHYNQTKHLTLYKEKGSV, encoded by the coding sequence ATGACAAGTATATGTTTAGTCAGACATGGTGAGACTGATTGGAATGCACTTGGCAAGATCCAGGGACAAACAGATATACCTCTAAATAATGATGGAAAGTCACAAGCGGAGGAATGCGGGCAATATTTACTAACATTAGATTGGGATATGCTGATCAGCAGTTCTTTGAAACGTGCCAGTGAAACGGCCCATATCATTAATAAATACGTCCAGCTTCCATATGAGGAGATGGATGCGTTTAGGGAAAGAAGATTTGGTGTGGCTGAGGGTATGACGGTGTTTGAACGTATGGAAGCATTTCCTGATGGCGTGTACCCGAATGCGGAAGATATGCCAGAATTGATTGAACGAGTTGTTGCAGGATTAGAAGAAGTTCATCAACGCTATGCTGGCAAGAAAATTATTCTGGTTGCACATGGTGCAGTCATTAATGCATTGCTGTCTCATTTTTCAAAAGGTGCCATTGGTTCTGGCAAAACCAAGCTCGTTAATGGCTCCATTAATCTAATGGAACGGTTAGAAGAAAAATGGCACATTCATCATTATAATCAAACAAAACACTTAACTTTATACAAAGAAAAGGGTTCTGTATAG
- a CDS encoding metallophosphoesterase family protein, translating to MRLAFISDIHGNAEALKAVLEDMETKQVDRIAVLGDIAYRGPQPAESIELIRSLNTDVIKGNADEWVVRGIREGEVPSKAREAMNQEQQWTYEQLSEEQIDYLSNLPTELVLEEEGIRLHAFHATPDSLFDAVAPNASDQELLDKLTERQDADIYLYGHIHTPYQRNVQGKSIINLGSVGLPFDQITKASYLIIDIVNGQVQISNVRVPYDIEKVCQIYQEVHYPNSEFMQNIIRSANN from the coding sequence ATGAGATTAGCATTTATTTCAGATATTCATGGAAATGCAGAGGCATTAAAAGCAGTACTTGAAGATATGGAAACAAAACAAGTCGATCGTATCGCGGTTCTAGGAGATATTGCCTACCGAGGACCTCAGCCTGCTGAATCGATTGAATTAATCCGATCATTAAACACAGATGTCATCAAAGGCAATGCAGATGAATGGGTAGTTCGAGGAATCCGAGAAGGTGAAGTTCCTTCAAAGGCAAGAGAAGCAATGAATCAGGAACAACAGTGGACATATGAGCAATTATCAGAAGAACAAATCGATTATTTATCCAATCTCCCTACAGAGTTAGTACTAGAAGAAGAAGGTATCCGACTGCATGCATTCCATGCAACACCTGATAGTTTATTTGATGCAGTAGCTCCCAACGCTTCCGATCAGGAACTTTTAGACAAGTTAACCGAACGACAAGATGCGGATATTTATTTGTATGGTCATATTCATACACCTTATCAGCGAAATGTGCAAGGTAAATCGATTATTAACTTAGGTAGTGTTGGCTTACCATTTGATCAAATTACGAAAGCTTCTTATTTGATTATTGATATTGTGAACGGACAAGTGCAAATCAGCAATGTTCGTGTTCCCTACGATATCGAGAAAGTTTGCCAGATATACCAGGAAGTTCATTATCCAAATAGTGAATTTATGCAAAACATTATTCGCTCTGCTAATAATTAA
- a CDS encoding methylated-DNA--[protein]-cysteine S-methyltransferase yields the protein MDALYFMEYQSPIGPILLLQQGDYLVYIKYGSLQEKEADVRKWCQKHGLPLEWHESTECFTETVTQLEEYFQQKRTIFTIPYKFYGTSFQQKVWQALATKVDYGKTCSYQDIASYIESPKAVRAVGGANNKNPISIIVPCHRVIGKNGKLVGYGGGLDKKEYLLSLEQK from the coding sequence ATGGATGCATTATACTTTATGGAATACCAGTCTCCAATAGGTCCAATTCTGTTGCTGCAGCAAGGAGATTATCTTGTCTACATTAAATATGGCAGTTTGCAAGAAAAAGAGGCTGATGTTCGCAAGTGGTGTCAAAAGCACGGTTTGCCATTGGAATGGCATGAATCAACGGAGTGTTTTACGGAAACTGTTACTCAACTAGAAGAGTACTTTCAGCAAAAACGTACAATTTTTACGATTCCATACAAATTCTATGGTACGTCTTTCCAACAAAAAGTGTGGCAAGCATTAGCGACAAAAGTAGATTATGGAAAAACCTGTTCTTATCAGGATATTGCCAGCTATATTGAATCACCCAAGGCAGTTAGAGCAGTTGGTGGTGCAAATAATAAAAATCCGATTTCGATTATTGTTCCTTGTCACCGAGTAATTGGAAAGAATGGAAAATTAGTTGGATATGGTGGCGGGCTTGATAAAAAAGAATATTTATTGTCATTAGAACAAAAGTGA
- a CDS encoding ATP-binding cassette domain-containing protein yields the protein MIIKATNLAKYYRSERALGQLNLTIDGPKIIGLLGNNGAGKTTLLRLLAGHFQQTSGELTINDITPFNHHTLTKEICLIMENDNFHGRFKVQDILKISSMFYPNWNHEYAERLRHLFRLKPKQKVKTLSKGMYSALGIIVGLASHAPITIFDEPYIGLDASSRSAFYDLLLESYQENPRLIILSTHLIDEVSRLFEEAVILKEGELLLHETVESLEKNHTLVSGPSETVDQITKGRNIIHSTTLLGKKSVVLYQDHVEASTEVSFQKVSLQELFVYLTNEGVTIDA from the coding sequence ATGATAATAAAAGCAACTAATTTGGCTAAATATTATCGGAGTGAGCGTGCACTCGGCCAATTAAATCTAACAATAGATGGGCCAAAAATAATTGGACTTCTAGGAAATAATGGTGCAGGCAAAACCACCCTGCTTCGCTTATTAGCTGGTCACTTTCAACAGACCAGCGGAGAACTTACCATCAATGATATTACTCCATTTAATCATCACACCTTAACAAAAGAAATATGCCTGATTATGGAAAATGATAATTTCCATGGCAGATTCAAAGTGCAGGATATACTAAAGATTTCGTCGATGTTTTATCCGAATTGGAATCATGAGTATGCCGAACGATTACGTCATTTATTCCGTTTGAAACCTAAACAAAAAGTAAAGACCTTGTCAAAAGGGATGTATTCGGCATTAGGCATCATTGTCGGATTAGCGAGTCATGCACCAATCACAATCTTCGATGAACCATATATTGGGTTAGATGCCTCTTCTCGTTCTGCTTTTTATGACTTATTGCTGGAATCCTATCAAGAGAATCCCAGACTTATCATTCTTTCTACTCATCTAATTGACGAGGTTAGTAGATTGTTTGAAGAAGCAGTTATCCTAAAAGAAGGCGAATTATTATTACATGAAACCGTAGAAAGTCTAGAAAAAAATCACACATTAGTAAGCGGTCCTTCCGAAACGGTCGATCAAATAACAAAAGGACGAAATATCATACATTCCACCACATTATTAGGCAAGAAATCAGTCGTCCTTTATCAGGATCATGTAGAGGCCAGCACAGAGGTGTCGTTTCAAAAAGTCTCATTGCAGGAGTTATTCGTTTACTTAACTAATGAAGGAGTGACAATAGATGCTTAA
- a CDS encoding response regulator produces MTKHTVVVAESQTLFRDMITNFVEDMDEFQVIGTLKNGQEVLDFIDEKEIRPFLVLLDIHMPVLNGLQCAKKLKELYPNIKVVLLSAYDDEESIETVLSVSADGYILKSSGLDEFKDTLRFIIDGKFVAPQKLVQYFSQRLESLLRIERESSLHYIKERFSHNNDLNNRELEIIQLMKKGWTNRMIADQLGISEGTVKNYLSIIYKKLNIKNRVELLQMLSDMTG; encoded by the coding sequence ATGACAAAACATACGGTAGTTGTTGCGGAATCTCAGACACTTTTTCGCGATATGATTACAAATTTTGTAGAGGATATGGATGAATTTCAGGTAATCGGGACGTTAAAGAACGGGCAGGAAGTGCTTGATTTTATTGATGAAAAAGAAATTCGTCCCTTCTTAGTCTTATTAGATATTCACATGCCCGTGTTGAATGGCTTGCAATGTGCGAAGAAGTTAAAAGAATTGTATCCCAATATTAAAGTAGTGTTGTTATCGGCTTATGATGACGAAGAATCGATTGAAACGGTTTTATCCGTTTCAGCAGATGGCTATATATTAAAAAGTTCCGGTCTCGATGAATTCAAAGATACGTTACGTTTCATAATCGACGGTAAATTTGTAGCTCCTCAGAAGCTGGTGCAATATTTCTCACAACGATTAGAATCTCTGTTAAGAATTGAAAGAGAGAGCTCATTACATTATATCAAAGAGCGTTTCAGTCATAATAATGATCTGAACAATCGTGAATTAGAGATCATCCAATTAATGAAAAAAGGTTGGACGAACCGCATGATTGCGGATCAGCTTGGTATTAGTGAAGGAACAGTCAAAAACTATTTGTCGATTATTTATAAGAAATTAAATATCAAAAATCGAGTAGAGCTGTTGCAAATGCTTTCTGATATGACAGGTTAA
- a CDS encoding DUF5392 family protein, giving the protein MFSFFTNDVPSFMKIELEKLFNKISPLMKKNARYMMFAMPLLLISILNLIFFLFFGGFDNGMLAIVIVYALMAAVGLALYKESKHIKKKIRELEMEHIVSRIEKSNIVNDYQKKDYISLIKSHPKMGLQTFLNFLNEENERKKMMED; this is encoded by the coding sequence ATGTTTTCGTTTTTTACAAATGATGTACCATCATTTATGAAGATAGAATTAGAGAAACTATTTAATAAAATAAGTCCTTTGATGAAAAAGAATGCCAGATATATGATGTTTGCAATGCCATTGTTGTTGATCTCGATCTTGAATTTAATATTCTTTTTATTCTTCGGAGGCTTTGACAATGGCATGTTAGCTATTGTCATTGTCTATGCTCTAATGGCTGCAGTAGGATTAGCTTTATACAAAGAGTCAAAGCATATCAAGAAAAAAATTAGAGAATTAGAGATGGAACATATCGTATCACGGATTGAAAAGAGCAATATCGTGAATGACTATCAAAAGAAGGATTATATTTCATTGATCAAATCCCATCCGAAAATGGGATTACAGACTTTCTTGAATTTCTTAAATGAAGAAAATGAACGAAAAAAGATGATGGAAGATTAG
- the trmL gene encoding tRNA (uridine(34)/cytosine(34)/5-carboxymethylaminomethyluridine(34)-2'-O)-methyltransferase TrmL, producing MAVHVVLFQPEIPANTGNIARTCLATNVHLHLIRPLGFSTDDKMLRRAGLDYWHDVKVHYYDSLDELYATFPQGAFYYIENFGTKYYSDFDFSNSDQDLFFVFGRETNGIPKELLAGKEDRCLRIQMTDKVRSLNLSNTAAIIVYDVMKQQGFPGLV from the coding sequence TTGGCAGTACATGTAGTATTATTTCAACCAGAAATTCCTGCAAATACCGGAAATATTGCAAGAACTTGTCTTGCAACGAATGTTCATTTGCATTTAATTCGTCCACTCGGCTTTTCGACCGATGATAAAATGTTACGACGAGCAGGTTTGGATTATTGGCACGATGTGAAGGTTCATTATTATGATTCGCTCGATGAATTATATGCAACATTTCCTCAAGGTGCATTTTATTATATAGAAAACTTCGGTACCAAGTATTATTCTGATTTTGACTTCAGTAATAGTGATCAGGATTTATTTTTTGTCTTTGGTCGGGAAACAAATGGAATACCAAAGGAGTTATTAGCAGGAAAAGAAGATCGCTGTCTTCGCATTCAAATGACCGATAAGGTTCGCTCACTCAATTTATCCAATACAGCAGCGATTATCGTCTATGATGTTATGAAACAACAAGGATTCCCAGGATTAGTTTAA
- a CDS encoding LPXTG cell wall anchor domain-containing protein — MLDLEDGTYDVRIITGAEQDLNTTSFTLEKGEILGGERSAAGEFVTYEETVEVTDGQLNVYFEGEWARVNGIEVVSAADYQRKFDFGSDSSPVQYGQIQIANSLVYTEALGYGLDQEVDVRDRGEPDDVRRDFVTGEDYQFKVDVRNGIYRLKIISGDNIASNRSTFKIEGTKIKDAISSGQGEFAEFETYAHVRDGQLNLGIAERVNGLEIYYVSPLLDTAELEDVLSKAKQITNDDQSYSDESFIVLKQAIENAEKLLDSAVKQEEVENAVTALTEAMKNLKEPVQVLETKELQAIITEAKSIDNVDQLYTEESFTLLSDTIEQAETVLETAIHQVEIDEAISNLQEAMNSLEETISSQIDVSVLQELLYSAKGYTNVEKVYSDTSFDILTEAIANAKALLTEAKTQQEIDQAVSMLEEAINQLEVLEEENYIIDDVRQTEKQDYIYDFQTANDYFNIKSSFIESMEKDTYLQLTNGQESVLLPKQLMSSGSEVEFFFQDVDLTLKEQHEDALSNLISFRLVVDGEEIESFGSTPVIVSFEVDSAQVSSEESLRLVYLDDAGKKEAYLKGQYDTDNHQFTSSVEHFSTYGVFEITDETVNADTDNTQEETVADNRNQGVDDQYESSSLPETATNLFNFLLIGFVLIAGGFVMIYLYRRKLQRNK; from the coding sequence ATGCTGGACTTAGAAGATGGAACGTATGATGTACGAATTATAACTGGTGCAGAACAGGATTTGAATACTACCAGTTTTACATTAGAAAAGGGAGAGATACTTGGTGGTGAGAGATCTGCAGCAGGAGAGTTCGTCACATATGAGGAAACGGTTGAAGTAACTGATGGTCAGTTAAATGTGTATTTTGAAGGTGAATGGGCACGTGTGAATGGCATAGAGGTTGTCAGTGCAGCCGATTATCAACGTAAATTTGATTTTGGCTCTGACTCAAGCCCTGTACAGTATGGGCAAATCCAAATAGCGAATTCGTTAGTATATACGGAAGCGCTGGGCTATGGTTTAGATCAAGAGGTAGATGTAAGAGACCGTGGTGAACCAGATGATGTTCGCAGGGACTTTGTTACAGGAGAAGACTATCAGTTTAAAGTAGATGTCCGAAACGGGATATATCGATTGAAAATCATTAGTGGAGACAATATAGCATCGAACCGGTCCACCTTTAAAATAGAAGGAACAAAAATCAAGGATGCGATCTCGTCAGGACAGGGAGAATTTGCAGAGTTTGAAACATATGCACATGTAAGGGATGGGCAGTTGAATCTGGGAATAGCAGAGCGTGTAAATGGCTTAGAAATTTATTATGTTAGCCCATTACTGGATACAGCTGAACTAGAAGATGTTTTATCTAAAGCAAAGCAAATTACAAACGATGATCAATCATACAGCGATGAGAGTTTCATAGTTTTGAAGCAGGCAATTGAGAATGCTGAAAAATTGTTAGATTCTGCTGTCAAACAGGAAGAAGTTGAGAATGCTGTGACCGCGTTAACAGAAGCGATGAAGAACTTGAAAGAACCAGTGCAGGTGTTAGAGACGAAGGAACTGCAAGCTATTATAACAGAAGCAAAATCAATCGATAACGTGGATCAATTATATACCGAAGAAAGCTTTACGTTACTATCTGATACAATTGAACAAGCAGAAACCGTATTGGAAACTGCCATTCATCAAGTGGAAATTGACGAGGCTATCTCGAACTTGCAAGAAGCGATGAATAGTCTGGAAGAAACGATTTCTTCACAAATAGATGTTTCTGTTTTACAAGAATTGTTGTATTCTGCAAAAGGGTACACGAACGTGGAGAAAGTATATAGTGATACCTCCTTCGATATATTAACAGAAGCTATCGCCAATGCGAAGGCATTACTAACAGAAGCAAAAACACAGCAAGAGATTGATCAGGCAGTTAGTATGCTCGAAGAAGCGATTAATCAATTAGAAGTGCTGGAAGAGGAAAATTATATCATTGATGATGTCAGACAAACGGAAAAACAAGATTATATCTATGATTTTCAGACAGCAAATGATTATTTTAATATCAAATCGAGCTTCATAGAAAGTATGGAGAAAGATACGTACCTTCAACTTACGAATGGACAGGAAAGTGTATTGCTGCCAAAGCAACTTATGTCATCAGGAAGTGAAGTTGAGTTTTTCTTTCAAGATGTAGATTTAACCTTGAAAGAGCAGCATGAAGATGCATTATCCAATTTGATTTCATTTAGACTAGTAGTAGATGGAGAAGAAATCGAGAGCTTTGGAAGTACTCCTGTGATCGTTTCCTTTGAGGTAGACTCTGCACAGGTCTCTTCAGAAGAATCCTTGCGATTAGTTTATCTTGATGACGCTGGCAAGAAAGAAGCGTATTTGAAAGGTCAATATGATACAGACAATCATCAGTTTACAAGTTCTGTAGAGCATTTTAGTACCTATGGTGTATTCGAGATAACCGATGAAACTGTTAACGCTGATACAGACAACACTCAGGAAGAAACGGTTGCAGACAATCGTAATCAAGGAGTGGATGACCAATATGAATCATCATCATTACCAGAAACAGCTACAAATCTGTTCAATTTCTTGCTAATTGGTTTCGTATTAATAGCTGGAGGTTTCGTAATGATCTATCTCTATCGAAGAAAATTACAGAGAAATAAATAA
- a CDS encoding amidase domain-containing protein gives MSEWELVKQYWDKSWHYQYHSLIRKKELHRKNGKKIKHLDLIGNKQHIVTERNQQKLHYQLLFRMLIDDHGNYYHEEMMEERVAIVERDQVVDDQEKKIIDHSHRPTIITDETRSRFDYDRRAAVQYAERWWNDANPAYHFFADNDCTNYISQCMRAGGAPMTGAPNRSKGWWYQGDNWSYSWSVANSFRWNLSGATSGLKGTEVSDPRDLLPGDVICYDFEGDGRWDHNTIVVAKDSQNMPLVNAHTNNSRHRYWTYEDSAAWTPECAYRFFRIG, from the coding sequence ATGTCAGAATGGGAATTAGTTAAACAATATTGGGATAAGTCGTGGCATTATCAGTATCATTCCTTAATAAGAAAAAAAGAACTACATCGAAAAAATGGTAAAAAAATCAAACATCTTGATCTGATTGGCAATAAACAACATATCGTAACTGAAAGAAACCAGCAAAAGCTTCACTATCAATTATTATTTAGAATGTTAATAGATGACCATGGAAATTATTATCATGAAGAAATGATGGAAGAGCGTGTTGCTATAGTAGAGAGAGATCAAGTTGTTGATGATCAGGAGAAAAAGATAATTGATCATTCCCATCGTCCTACAATTATAACAGATGAAACGAGAAGCAGGTTTGATTATGACCGGAGAGCAGCTGTTCAATATGCTGAACGATGGTGGAATGATGCAAATCCTGCTTATCATTTTTTTGCTGATAATGACTGTACCAATTATATCTCGCAATGTATGCGAGCTGGAGGGGCACCAATGACAGGGGCACCTAATCGCTCCAAAGGCTGGTGGTATCAAGGGGATAATTGGAGTTATTCCTGGTCGGTAGCTAATTCATTTCGTTGGAATTTAAGCGGAGCTACTTCCGGTTTGAAAGGCACAGAAGTTTCCGACCCAAGAGATTTATTGCCAGGTGATGTAATTTGTTATGATTTTGAAGGAGATGGCAGGTGGGATCACAACACGATTGTGGTAGCAAAAGATAGTCAAAATATGCCACTGGTTAATGCGCATACCAACAATAGTCGACACCGTTATTGGACATATGAGGATTCTGCGGCATGGACACCTGAATGTGCTTATCGTTTTTTTCGGATTGGTTAA
- a CDS encoding helix-turn-helix domain-containing protein produces MIGTNINRIRKKKNLTLSELAERADISKSYLSNIERNLNDNPSIHIIEKLAEVLDVDMITLLDEEKTRMKDDLKWQRFICKFEELGITSSDFEEYRIVFEFIKWQSGQKEKK; encoded by the coding sequence ATGATAGGGACGAATATAAATCGTATTAGAAAGAAGAAAAACTTAACATTATCCGAATTGGCGGAAAGAGCCGATATATCCAAATCATATTTAAGTAATATTGAACGCAACCTTAATGATAACCCATCCATACATATTATTGAGAAATTAGCAGAGGTACTTGATGTTGACATGATTACTTTATTAGATGAGGAAAAGACACGTATGAAAGACGATCTTAAGTGGCAGCGCTTTATCTGTAAATTTGAAGAATTAGGCATTACTTCTTCAGATTTTGAGGAATATCGGATTGTTTTTGAATTTATCAAATGGCAAAGCGGTCAAAAAGAGAAAAAATAA
- a CDS encoding HD domain-containing protein: MEQEQVIAATENFVRQTLLGEGSGHDWHHIERVTTTAKKLAVKEGANLFVVTLAALLHDLADDKVVESEEEGLRIIRNWLLDHQVSDADQEHILAIITHMSFKGGNGKSLETIEGLVVQDADRLDAIGAVGIARCFTYAGKKGQPIYQPDLPVRDEMSVAEYRHGRSSAIHHFYEKLLKLKELMNTSSGYRMAEKRHQLMEMYLDAFFEEIGEQRR; the protein is encoded by the coding sequence TTGGAACAGGAACAAGTAATAGCTGCAACTGAAAATTTTGTTAGACAAACATTACTAGGAGAAGGTTCAGGGCATGACTGGCATCACATCGAACGTGTTACGACTACCGCAAAAAAGCTGGCTGTTAAAGAAGGAGCGAATTTGTTTGTTGTCACTTTAGCTGCATTGTTGCATGACCTAGCCGATGATAAAGTGGTAGAAAGTGAAGAGGAAGGACTGCGTATTATTCGTAATTGGTTATTAGACCATCAAGTGAGTGATGCGGATCAGGAACATATTCTAGCGATCATTACGCATATGTCATTTAAGGGTGGAAATGGTAAGTCGCTTGAAACGATAGAGGGGCTAGTGGTGCAGGATGCGGATCGATTGGATGCAATTGGCGCAGTTGGAATTGCCAGGTGTTTCACGTATGCAGGAAAGAAAGGTCAGCCTATTTATCAGCCAGATTTACCAGTTAGGGACGAGATGAGTGTTGCTGAATATCGTCATGGGCGATCAAGTGCTATTCATCATTTCTATGAAAAGTTGCTGAAACTGAAAGAGCTTATGAATACCAGCTCAGGTTATCGCATGGCAGAAAAGCGCCATCAACTGATGGAAATGTATTTAGATGCATTTTTTGAAGAAATAGGAGAACAGAGGAGGTGA
- a CDS encoding glycosyltransferase has protein sequence MMENALRILHVVDQLDRGETATMILNVYRNIDRNKVQFDFLTMMEGEFDEEVRRLGGHLYRISSLNEVGWKEYQKSLRQFFKGHRFYIVMHCHLDQLNTFPLIEAKRVGIPVRIAHSHNTGAEENSQQKWLYSLSGTLVTVFATDYFACSIEAAKWLFKHKAKQTSIIHNALDLDQISISASVRKQVREALKVKQHDFVIGHAGALSQQKNHAFLLDLFVGFRRRIPQTKLILIGDGSLKGAITERIKQYRLQDFVEVIDWKGNADKWIHAFDVVVYPSLHDGFPTSLVKTQYAGIPILASDRISEEIDLGNELIEFIPLHDKARWLESIHAIYEKQYRKPTDITILKKKGLDIQTVARQTEETYLELRDQGI, from the coding sequence ATGATGGAGAATGCTTTGCGAATTCTTCACGTAGTTGATCAGCTTGATCGCGGTGAAACAGCAACAATGATTTTGAATGTGTATCGTAACATTGACCGAAATAAAGTACAATTTGATTTTTTAACTATGATGGAAGGTGAGTTTGACGAAGAAGTTCGGAGATTGGGAGGGCATCTCTACCGGATATCGTCGCTAAATGAAGTGGGCTGGAAAGAATACCAGAAGAGCTTACGTCAATTTTTTAAAGGTCACCGTTTTTATATTGTGATGCACTGTCACTTGGACCAATTAAATACGTTTCCTTTAATAGAAGCTAAACGAGTAGGAATACCGGTTCGGATAGCGCACAGTCATAATACAGGAGCGGAAGAGAATAGTCAGCAAAAATGGCTTTATTCCTTAAGTGGAACATTGGTAACGGTCTTTGCAACTGATTATTTTGCCTGTTCGATTGAGGCGGCGAAGTGGTTATTTAAGCATAAGGCCAAACAAACCAGTATTATTCACAATGCACTTGACTTAGATCAAATCTCTATTTCTGCTTCAGTAAGAAAACAAGTGCGTGAAGCATTAAAAGTCAAACAGCATGATTTTGTCATTGGTCATGCAGGCGCATTAAGCCAACAAAAAAATCATGCCTTTCTACTCGATCTTTTTGTAGGATTTAGGCGACGAATTCCTCAGACGAAGCTGATTTTAATAGGGGATGGTTCATTAAAGGGAGCGATAACAGAAAGAATTAAACAATATCGTTTACAGGATTTTGTCGAAGTAATCGACTGGAAGGGAAATGCCGATAAGTGGATCCATGCATTCGACGTCGTAGTTTATCCCTCCCTCCATGATGGATTTCCGACTTCGCTTGTAAAAACTCAATATGCTGGAATACCAATCCTCGCCAGTGATCGTATTTCCGAAGAAATAGATTTAGGCAATGAGTTAATCGAATTTATCCCGTTGCATGATAAAGCTCGATGGCTGGAGTCCATCCATGCCATTTATGAAAAGCAATATCGCAAACCAACAGATATAACGATCCTAAAAAAGAAAGGTCTCGACATTCAAACAGTTGCCAGACAAACGGAGGAAACCTACTTGGAGCTTCGTGATCAAGGAATCTAA
- a CDS encoding GntR family transcriptional regulator — translation MTDRLKEDQPIFLQIAEMIETSIIDGELTAHTKIPSTNEFSKHYQINPATAAKGINLLVDQLIIYKKRGVGMFVSEEAIQIILAKRKQRFYEQFVHPMLQEANRIEFNSSQLIAWIKEEMENDNKSN, via the coding sequence TTGACAGACCGATTGAAGGAAGACCAACCTATTTTTCTACAAATAGCAGAAATGATTGAAACCAGTATTATAGATGGAGAGTTAACGGCTCACACTAAGATACCCTCAACCAATGAATTCTCCAAACATTATCAGATCAACCCTGCCACAGCAGCTAAAGGTATTAATCTGCTAGTCGATCAATTGATCATCTACAAGAAACGAGGTGTCGGTATGTTCGTTTCGGAAGAAGCTATACAAATCATTCTGGCTAAACGAAAGCAACGATTTTATGAGCAATTTGTTCATCCGATGCTGCAGGAAGCTAACCGGATAGAATTTAATTCATCACAATTAATAGCTTGGATTAAGGAGGAAATGGAAAATGATAATAAAAGCAACTAA